A genomic segment from Spinacia oleracea cultivar Varoflay chromosome 3, BTI_SOV_V1, whole genome shotgun sequence encodes:
- the LOC110797507 gene encoding pre-mRNA splicing factor SR-like 1 isoform X1, which translates to MGDIQLSGKPIESLFEKVLCMNILSSDYFRDLYRLKTYHEVIDEIYNQVDHVEPWMTGNCRGPSTAFCLLYKFFTMKLTVKQMHGLLKHPDSPYIRAVGFLYLRYAADPKTLWSWFEPYIQDDEEFSPGSSGRMTTMGVYVRDLLLGQYYFDTLFPRVPVPVVRQIVSNLEKMNLPSKSSGSIGENSRLGSEDTARRPPSVKAALSVSFGQRAPHRASTRDSSPVRRAVPTPPHDRGGRDDSRRSPSRHRSQSRDRDYSDRDVGKGRNHDQDRDRYRDRDRERSRDYERDRDRRRDYDGSRYCEREGIRRGNRDNYNDDRSRRSRSRSRSRSRSRSRRSPSPGRSERLDHYSSTHNDKSKEKERATASTNLAKLKDLYGDLGNQKGDASMERAYTKDSGAEEVIRLGGARWK; encoded by the exons ATGGGGGATATACAATTATCAGGAAAGCCAATTGAATCTCTCTTTGAGAAGGTCCTGTGTATGAACATTCTTTCTTCGGATTATTTCCGAGATCTTTATCGTTTGAAGACTTACCATGAGGTGATCGATGAGATATACAATCAAGTTGATCACGTTGAGCCATGGATGACCGGAAACTGCCGGGGACCTTCTACGGCCTTTTGCCTGTTGTACAAGTTTTTCACCATGAAGCTAACTGTCAAGCAAATGCATGGGCTACTGAAGCATCCTGATTCTCCTTACATACGAGCT GTTGGTTTCCTATACCTTAGGTATGCTGCAGATCCAAAAACATTGTGGAGTTGGTTTGAACCATATATTCAAGATGATGAG GAATTTTCTCCAGGATCTAGTGGTAGGATGACCACAATGGGTGTGTATGTGCGGGACTTACTTCTTGGACAG TATTACTTTGACACCCTTTTCCCCCGTGTACCTGTACCTGTAGTGCGGCAGATTGTTTCCAACCTTGAAAAGATGAATCTCCCATCGAAGTCATCAGGGTCAATAGGAGAGAACAGTCGACTTGGATCAGAAGATACTGCACGTCGCCCTCCTTCTGTTAAGGCTGCTCTTTCTGTTTCTTTTGGACAACGTGCTCCGCATCGGGCATCAACTAGAGACTCCTCTCCTGTTCGTCGTGCTGTACCTACACCTCCTCATGACCGAGGTGGTAGAGATGATTCTCGGAGGTCTCCGAGCAGGCATCGTAGTCAGAGCCGTGACAGAGATTATTCTGACAGGGATGTTGGTAAAGGGAGGAACCATGATCAGGATCGAGATCGCTACCGGGACAGGGACAGAGAAAGAAGTCGTGATTATGAAAGAGACAGAGACCGCAGGCGTGATTATGATGGAAGCAGATATTGTGAAAGGGAGGGAATCAGAAGGGGAAATAGAGACAATTATAATGATGACCGCTCTCGTAGGAGCAGGAGCAGGAGCAGGAGCAGGAGCAGGAGCAGAAGTCGAAGGTCTCCATCTCCTGGTCGTAGTGAACGCTTAGATCATTATTCAAGCACTCACAATGATAAAAGCAAAGAAAAAGAGAGAGCTACAGCATCAACCAATCTGGCTAAGCTTAAGGATCTATATGGTGACTTAGGTAACCAGAAAGGTGATGCAAGCATGGAAAGAGCCTACACCAAGGATAGCGGTGCTGAAGAAGTTATTAGATTAGGGGGTGCTAGATGGAAGTGA
- the LOC130470328 gene encoding uncharacterized protein isoform X1: MRPKWILWKQLKSKETGLGWDNEKRTVAASDEWRALKIQVYMDYNMQIRMLLLCKEYMDEEDTFWDLMACIIGCISKYYLNHIYKVPCMTSYFTGQRWMIELLNGHETRCFNDLRMYPPLFMQLCTDLETRYGLRPSYRMSIIEKVGIFIYVLAHGAPNKITRERFQHSGETVSRVFKEVLYVMDGMSRDILVPRDRDFKEVPQKLANDARYMPYFKDCIGGIDGTHISIIVPEEDQIRYRGRKGIPTTNVLAVCDFDLLFTYVLTGWEGSAHDSRIFLDTIGDPRLKFPKPPEGKYYVVDKGYPERKGYLTPYPKTRYHLSEYRGANPRGIKEVFNRAHSSLRSCIERSFGVLKARWKILDKVPMYSFKDQNRIICSCFALHNYIRRSSIGDPAFRLVDRDPNFIPPEGIEDVETSVPPCVQESSTREMTTVRDNIAACLLEARRLRRLRRVH; this comes from the exons ATGAGGCCTAAATGGATACTTTGGAAACAATTGAAGTCCAAAGAGACCGGATTAGGATGGGACAATGAGAAAAGAACTGTTGCAGCTAGCGATGAGTGGCGGGCCTTAAAAATACag GTATACATGGATTATAATATGCAAATTCGAATGCTCCTCTTATGTAAGGAATACATGGATGAAGAGGATACATTTTGGGATTTGATGGCTTGCATAATAGGTTGTATTAGCAAGTATTActtaaatcatatttataaggtaCCATGCATGACCTCATATTTTACTGGACAAAGGTGGATGATTGAATTATTAAATGGTCATGAAACACGATGTTTTAATGATCTTAGAATGTATCCTCCTTTGTTTATGCAATTATGCACAGATTTGGAAACTaggtatggtttgaggccatcataTCGTATGTCGATTATAGAAAAAGTAGGCATATTTATTTATGTCCTTGCTCATGGTGCCCCAAACAAAATAACTCGGGAACGTTTCCAGCACTCTGGAGAAACTGTGAGTAGAGTATTCAAAGAAGTATTATATGTTATGGATGGAATGTCTAGGGATATACTTGTACCTAGAGATCGAGATTTCAAGGAGGTGCCGCAAAAGCTAGCTAACGATGCTAGATACATGCCGTACTTCAAG GATTGTATTGGAGGTATAGATGGAACACATATATCAATAATTGTTCCCGAAGAGGATCAAATACGTTATAGAGGAAGGAAAGGGATACCAACTACAAATGTTTTAGCGGTATGTGACTTTGATTTGTTGTTTACATATGTCTTAACTGGATGGGAAGGTTCAGCACACGATTCTCGTATATTTCTTGATACAATCGGTGATCCAAGACTCAAGTTTCCAAAACCACCAGaag GTAAATACTATGTTGTGGACAAAGGCTATCCAGAAAGAAAGGGATATTTGACACCTTATCCTAAGACGAGGTACCATCTATCGGAGTATCGTGGTGCAAATCCGAGAGGTATCAAAGAAGTTTTTAATCGTGCTCATTCATCCTTGAGAAGTTGCATTGAAAGGTCATTTGGTGTTCTTAAAGCTCGATGGAAGATTCTAGATAAGGTTCCTATGTACTCATTCAAAGATCAAAATAGAATAATATGTTCTTGCTTTGCATTACACAACTATATTAGACGAAGTAGTATTGGCGATCCGGCTTTTAGACTCGTGGATAGAGATCCTAACTTCATACCCCCCGAGGGAATTGAGGATGTTGAAACTAGTGTCCCTCCATGTGTTCAAGAGTCGTCAACTAGGGAAATGACAACAGTTCGCGATAACATTGCTGCTTGTTTACTAGAAGCTAGACGACTAAGGAGACTTAGACGAGTACATTAG
- the LOC130470328 gene encoding uncharacterized protein isoform X2, which produces MDYNMQIRMLLLCKEYMDEEDTFWDLMACIIGCISKYYLNHIYKVPCMTSYFTGQRWMIELLNGHETRCFNDLRMYPPLFMQLCTDLETRYGLRPSYRMSIIEKVGIFIYVLAHGAPNKITRERFQHSGETVSRVFKEVLYVMDGMSRDILVPRDRDFKEVPQKLANDARYMPYFKDCIGGIDGTHISIIVPEEDQIRYRGRKGIPTTNVLAVCDFDLLFTYVLTGWEGSAHDSRIFLDTIGDPRLKFPKPPEGKYYVVDKGYPERKGYLTPYPKTRYHLSEYRGANPRGIKEVFNRAHSSLRSCIERSFGVLKARWKILDKVPMYSFKDQNRIICSCFALHNYIRRSSIGDPAFRLVDRDPNFIPPEGIEDVETSVPPCVQESSTREMTTVRDNIAACLLEARRLRRLRRVH; this is translated from the exons ATGGATTATAATATGCAAATTCGAATGCTCCTCTTATGTAAGGAATACATGGATGAAGAGGATACATTTTGGGATTTGATGGCTTGCATAATAGGTTGTATTAGCAAGTATTActtaaatcatatttataaggtaCCATGCATGACCTCATATTTTACTGGACAAAGGTGGATGATTGAATTATTAAATGGTCATGAAACACGATGTTTTAATGATCTTAGAATGTATCCTCCTTTGTTTATGCAATTATGCACAGATTTGGAAACTaggtatggtttgaggccatcataTCGTATGTCGATTATAGAAAAAGTAGGCATATTTATTTATGTCCTTGCTCATGGTGCCCCAAACAAAATAACTCGGGAACGTTTCCAGCACTCTGGAGAAACTGTGAGTAGAGTATTCAAAGAAGTATTATATGTTATGGATGGAATGTCTAGGGATATACTTGTACCTAGAGATCGAGATTTCAAGGAGGTGCCGCAAAAGCTAGCTAACGATGCTAGATACATGCCGTACTTCAAG GATTGTATTGGAGGTATAGATGGAACACATATATCAATAATTGTTCCCGAAGAGGATCAAATACGTTATAGAGGAAGGAAAGGGATACCAACTACAAATGTTTTAGCGGTATGTGACTTTGATTTGTTGTTTACATATGTCTTAACTGGATGGGAAGGTTCAGCACACGATTCTCGTATATTTCTTGATACAATCGGTGATCCAAGACTCAAGTTTCCAAAACCACCAGaag GTAAATACTATGTTGTGGACAAAGGCTATCCAGAAAGAAAGGGATATTTGACACCTTATCCTAAGACGAGGTACCATCTATCGGAGTATCGTGGTGCAAATCCGAGAGGTATCAAAGAAGTTTTTAATCGTGCTCATTCATCCTTGAGAAGTTGCATTGAAAGGTCATTTGGTGTTCTTAAAGCTCGATGGAAGATTCTAGATAAGGTTCCTATGTACTCATTCAAAGATCAAAATAGAATAATATGTTCTTGCTTTGCATTACACAACTATATTAGACGAAGTAGTATTGGCGATCCGGCTTTTAGACTCGTGGATAGAGATCCTAACTTCATACCCCCCGAGGGAATTGAGGATGTTGAAACTAGTGTCCCTCCATGTGTTCAAGAGTCGTCAACTAGGGAAATGACAACAGTTCGCGATAACATTGCTGCTTGTTTACTAGAAGCTAGACGACTAAGGAGACTTAGACGAGTACATTAG
- the LOC110797507 gene encoding pre-mRNA splicing factor SR-like 1 isoform X2: MLQIQKHCGVGLNHIFKMMSCSFINNEVVGCIIHPKNDKEFSPGSSGRMTTMGVYVRDLLLGQYYFDTLFPRVPVPVVRQIVSNLEKMNLPSKSSGSIGENSRLGSEDTARRPPSVKAALSVSFGQRAPHRASTRDSSPVRRAVPTPPHDRGGRDDSRRSPSRHRSQSRDRDYSDRDVGKGRNHDQDRDRYRDRDRERSRDYERDRDRRRDYDGSRYCEREGIRRGNRDNYNDDRSRRSRSRSRSRSRSRSRRSPSPGRSERLDHYSSTHNDKSKEKERATASTNLAKLKDLYGDLGNQKGDASMERAYTKDSGAEEVIRLGGARWK; encoded by the exons ATGCTGCAGATCCAAAAACATTGTGGAGTTGGTTTGAACCATATATTCAAGATGATGAG TTGCAGTTTCATCAACAATGAGGTGGTTGGGTGCATTATTCATCCCAAGAATGATAAG GAATTTTCTCCAGGATCTAGTGGTAGGATGACCACAATGGGTGTGTATGTGCGGGACTTACTTCTTGGACAG TATTACTTTGACACCCTTTTCCCCCGTGTACCTGTACCTGTAGTGCGGCAGATTGTTTCCAACCTTGAAAAGATGAATCTCCCATCGAAGTCATCAGGGTCAATAGGAGAGAACAGTCGACTTGGATCAGAAGATACTGCACGTCGCCCTCCTTCTGTTAAGGCTGCTCTTTCTGTTTCTTTTGGACAACGTGCTCCGCATCGGGCATCAACTAGAGACTCCTCTCCTGTTCGTCGTGCTGTACCTACACCTCCTCATGACCGAGGTGGTAGAGATGATTCTCGGAGGTCTCCGAGCAGGCATCGTAGTCAGAGCCGTGACAGAGATTATTCTGACAGGGATGTTGGTAAAGGGAGGAACCATGATCAGGATCGAGATCGCTACCGGGACAGGGACAGAGAAAGAAGTCGTGATTATGAAAGAGACAGAGACCGCAGGCGTGATTATGATGGAAGCAGATATTGTGAAAGGGAGGGAATCAGAAGGGGAAATAGAGACAATTATAATGATGACCGCTCTCGTAGGAGCAGGAGCAGGAGCAGGAGCAGGAGCAGGAGCAGAAGTCGAAGGTCTCCATCTCCTGGTCGTAGTGAACGCTTAGATCATTATTCAAGCACTCACAATGATAAAAGCAAAGAAAAAGAGAGAGCTACAGCATCAACCAATCTGGCTAAGCTTAAGGATCTATATGGTGACTTAGGTAACCAGAAAGGTGATGCAAGCATGGAAAGAGCCTACACCAAGGATAGCGGTGCTGAAGAAGTTATTAGATTAGGGGGTGCTAGATGGAAGTGA
- the LOC130470328 gene encoding uncharacterized protein isoform X3, translating to MRPKWILWKQLKSKETGLGWDNEKRTVAASDEWRALKIQVYMDYNMQIRMLLLCKEYMDEEDTFWDLMACIIGCISKYYLNHIYKVPCMTSYFTGQRWMIELLNGHETRCFNDLRMYPPLFMQLCTDLETRYGLRPSYRMSIIEKVGIFIYVLAHGAPNKITRERFQHSGETVSRVFKEVLYVMDGMSRDILVPRDRDFKEVPQKLANDARYMPYFKDCIGGIDGTHISIIVPEEDQIRYRGRKGIPTTNVLAVNTMLWTKAIQKERDI from the exons ATGAGGCCTAAATGGATACTTTGGAAACAATTGAAGTCCAAAGAGACCGGATTAGGATGGGACAATGAGAAAAGAACTGTTGCAGCTAGCGATGAGTGGCGGGCCTTAAAAATACag GTATACATGGATTATAATATGCAAATTCGAATGCTCCTCTTATGTAAGGAATACATGGATGAAGAGGATACATTTTGGGATTTGATGGCTTGCATAATAGGTTGTATTAGCAAGTATTActtaaatcatatttataaggtaCCATGCATGACCTCATATTTTACTGGACAAAGGTGGATGATTGAATTATTAAATGGTCATGAAACACGATGTTTTAATGATCTTAGAATGTATCCTCCTTTGTTTATGCAATTATGCACAGATTTGGAAACTaggtatggtttgaggccatcataTCGTATGTCGATTATAGAAAAAGTAGGCATATTTATTTATGTCCTTGCTCATGGTGCCCCAAACAAAATAACTCGGGAACGTTTCCAGCACTCTGGAGAAACTGTGAGTAGAGTATTCAAAGAAGTATTATATGTTATGGATGGAATGTCTAGGGATATACTTGTACCTAGAGATCGAGATTTCAAGGAGGTGCCGCAAAAGCTAGCTAACGATGCTAGATACATGCCGTACTTCAAG GATTGTATTGGAGGTATAGATGGAACACATATATCAATAATTGTTCCCGAAGAGGATCAAATACGTTATAGAGGAAGGAAAGGGATACCAACTACAAATGTTTTAGCG GTAAATACTATGTTGTGGACAAAGGCTATCCAGAAAGAAAGGGATATTTGA